A region from the Fusarium musae strain F31 chromosome 1, whole genome shotgun sequence genome encodes:
- a CDS encoding hypothetical protein (EggNog:ENOG41), producing MAVAFISLCLIARQRKRKLQSAQRNALKYQAIVQTAQAEALESQHRAEKYQTENVSLSEALEQLRRRYVELADSHHSSTRPSASTSTKESPKHLQIVPPINWQKPDNSPLRHVEPVSPVSSTASSEYEGYSESAPPSDGYYGSNEQSFTARTETVVAGIRAGQDGSNRVSDKPPQIPPYSFQGSGR from the coding sequence ATGGCTGTGGCTTTCATTTCGCTGTGCTTAATAGCGAGGCAGCGTAAGAGAAAGCTCCAGTCCGCTCAACGCAATGCTTTGAAATACCAAGCCATAGTACAGACTGCGCAGGCCGAAGCACTTGAATCGCAGCACAGGGCTGAGAAATATCAGACGGAGAATGTTAGTCTGTCTGAGGCCCTGGAGCAGTTGCGAAGGCGTTATGTCGAACTCGCTGATAGTCACCACAGCTCTACTCGACCCAgtgcatcaacatcaactaaGGAGTCACCGAAGCATCTTCAGATAGTGCCTCCAATAAATTGGCAGAAGCCTGACAACTCACCGCTCAGACATGTAGAGCCAGTTTCGCCGGTAAGCTCCACGGCCTCAAGCGAATACGAAGGCTATTCCGAGAGCGCACCCCCAAGCGATGGTTACTATGGCTCTAATGAACAGTCCTTCACTGCTCGAACAGAGACAGTGGTAGCAGGAATCCGTGCTGGACAAGATGGCTCTAATCGCGTGTCCGACAAGCCACCTCAGATTCCTCCCTATTCTTTTCAAGGAAGTGGTCGGTGA
- a CDS encoding hypothetical protein (EggNog:ENOG41~BUSCO:EOG09260931), with protein MAAFLRGKQTGMQNDLSASIRPELFMPDDQARYGINSQISCYAYDPVQSLLAIGTGESKFGPGKVYIFGQRRVHKILEPPRRTSFQIVQFSANRLVTVDAKNELGIWDLDTGERIAALVVAGQVVSLVTDPMLDWAFIGLYNGDIMAFDLDRGSLARSFRLPNFWKEKNPGATTPNLITMSLHPRDVGKLLLGYTHGAVVYSFKQAKPVNYYEYVVPAGAPGGNGAAVETVRKPRLTHALWHPSGTFILTAHDDGSLVFWDPKAEKIVMARTLTDFNVDQPSPETPTPALPEPITKIAWCCKENCDDSGLLIAGGQRPDASQKGLTFIDLSQTPVYATSTWQILANYCRGKRQNVLPLPSGAQAINFLLIPRFSPHFAGAQDPIAVMVLLSSGELITLSFPSGYPISPTNQLHPSVSFVHPFVTKVNVSSLERPRWLSMFEKRNQGEPLLKGGAEASRPRKRFEERTIIQAAHADSTIRIWDSGHADEIENGTQLQVDVARALDRYDDVEITCMNMAPSTGEFVVGTRTGEAIIYRWGQNRFFGKDKALQLDPNPKGLTDISSRAEPGLKEGLQPLVLYEMMMGPITAIQVSNVGFVAVGSELGFLTLIDLRGPAIFFQAPMTDFAKPDKRSSFLKSHSSSPGPQKEWPVVIEFGVMTLDEDKYSSICCFVGTNLGKVITFKLLPGQDGTYSASLAGVVSFDGKIISLNPIEADTGKPAHATGPIVAGLREGRQVNGVLVAVTQTEIRIFKPANSKGASKEFDSILCDSACVAELELQGFAVVGVFGDRTARAFSIPGLRDIGKADLPMIDVTRSTNSVVTQTGDVFAWTGPSELAVIHVWGTGKGPQQSPDTLINPKLECPPRPTISNMQWISGSQYISPTDLDLLVGGPDRPPSKRMMDAAAAEQRAARAGEPAAASGSGSQEGWGDYLTRQLNERTEKLNMMGDNMENLQNNSAGWADDVNKFLNKQKRNVVMGGLKSKFF; from the exons ATGGCGGCATTCCTGCGCGGCAAGCAGACGGGCATGCAGAATGACCTATCAGCGAGCATCAGACCCGAACTCTTCATGCCCGACGATCAGGCTCGCTATGGCATCAACTCTCAAATCAG CTGCTACGCTTACGACCCAGTCCAGTCCCTCCTAGCTATCGGAACTGGTGAAAGCAAGTTTGGCCCCGGTAAAGTCTACATCTTCGGTCAGCGACGTGTACACAAGATCCTCGAGCCTCCCCGACGCACATCCTTCCAGATCGTACAATTCTCCGCCAACCGACTTGTTACCGTCGACGCGAAGAACGAGTTGGGAATATGGGACCTCGACACCGGCGAGCGCATCGCCGCTCTGGTCGTTGCTGGCCAGGTCGTCTCTTTGGTGACGGATCCTATGCTTGACTGGGCCTTTATCGGCTTGTACAATGGAGACATCATGGCCTTTGATCTGGACAGAGGAAGCTTGGCCCGTTCCTTCAGACTTCCCAACTTctggaaagagaagaaccCTGGTGCGACCACTCCGAACCTCATAACCATGTCTCTTCACCCCCGAGACGTCGGTAAGCTCCTATTGGGTTACACCCACGGCGCTGTCGTCTACTCGTTCAAACAAGCCAAGCCTGTCAACTACTATGAGTATGTTGTTCCAGCAGGCGCTCCCGGAGGCAACGGTGCAGCTGTTGAGACAGTTCGAAAGCCTCGACTTACACATGCACTCTGGCACCCCTCTGGTACATTCATCCTGACAgctcatgatgatggaagctTGGTGTTCTGGGATCCAAAGGCCGAAAAGATTGTGATGGCGAGAACCCTGACCGACTTCAACGTCGACCAGCCCTCGCCCGAGACTCCTACGCCTGCTTTACCTGAGCCCATCACTAAGATCGCTTGGTGTTGCAAAGAGAATTGCGACGATAGTGGCCTTCTTATTGCAGGCGGACAACGCCCTGACGCATCGCAAAAGGGCTTGACATTCATTGACTTGAGCCAGACGCCGGTTTATGCGACCTCGACCTGGCAAATATTGGCTAATTACTGCAGGGGGAAACGCCAGAatgttcttcctcttccttctggTGCGCAAGCGATTAACTTCCTCCTCATTCCACGATTCTCTCCTCACTTTGCTGGCGCTCAAGACCCGATCGCTGTCATGGTTCTCCTCTCGTCTGGTGAACTCATCACGCTGAGTTTCCCCTCGGGCTATCCGATCAGTCCTACCAACCAGCTTCATCCCTCCGTTTCTTTTGTTCATCCATTTGTGACAAAAGTCAACGTGTCATCTCTCGAACGTCCACGCTGGCTCTCCATGTTCGAGAAGCGCAATCAAGGCGAGCCGCTGCTCAAAGGAGGAGCCGAGGCGTCGCGACCTCGGAAAAGATTTGAAGAGAGAACCATAATCCAGGCCGCTCATGCCGATAGTACAATCAGGATCTGGGACTCGGGCCATGCTGATGAAATTGAAAATGGAACCCAGCTTCAAGTCGATGTTGCTCGAGCACTGGACCGATACGATGATGTAGAGATTACCTGTATGAACATGGCGCCTAGCACCGGAGAATTCGTCGTAGGAACACGCACGGGAGAGGCCATCATTTATCGATGGGGTCAGAATCGCTTTTTCGGCAAAGATAAAGCTCTCCAGCTTGACCCTAATCCCAAAGGCCTCACGGACATTAGCTCGAGAGCAGAACCAGGCCTCAAGGAGGGCCTGCAGCCTCTCGTTCTCtacgagatgatgatgggcccTATCACAGCTATACAGGTGTCCAATGTTGGATTCGTAGCCGTAGGCTCTGAACTGGGGTTTCTTACGCTGATTGATCTTCGCGGGCCTGCTATCTTCTTCCAGGCTCCCATGACGGATTTCGCCAAACCAGATAAGCGATCCTCGTTCCTCAAGAGCCATAGTTCTTCGCCGGGTCCCCAGAAAGAGTGGCCTGTTGTAATTGAGTTTGGTGTCATGACCTTGGACGAAGACAAATACTCGAGCATTTGCTGTTTTGTGGGAACAAACCTAGGCAAAGTCATCACCTTTAAACTTCTGCCTGGCCAAGACGGCACATACTCTGCGTCGCTCGCAGGCGTTGTATCGTTCGATGGGAAGATCATTTCACTCAACCCCATCGAAGCTGATACGGGCAAACCTGCCCATGCCACCGGGCCGATCGTGGCAGGGCTCAGAGAAGGACGTCAGGTCAATGGCGTACTTGTTGCTG TCACGCAAACAGAAATCCGAATCTTCAAACCAGCCAACTCTAAAGGCGCATCAAAAGAGTTTGATAGCATCCTCTGTGATTCTGCATGTGTAGCAGAGCTCGAGTTACAGGGGTTTGCCGTCGTTGGTGTGTTTGGTGACCGAACTGCTCGTGCATTCTCAATTCCCGGCCTCAGAGACATCGGAAAGGCCGACCTTCCCATGATAGATGTGACGAGGAGTACAAACTCAGTTGTTACTCAGACTGGCGACGTCTTTGCTTGGACAGGGCCAAGTGAACTTGCCGTGATCCACGTCTGGGGAACGGGCAAAGGACCTCAACAATCTCCAGACACGCTGATAAACCCCAAGCTTGAGTGCCCACCTCGGCCGACCATTTCAAACATGCAGTGGATCTCGGGCAGCCAATACATCTCCCCTACTGATCTTGATCTGCTGGTCGGAGGCCCAGATAGGCCTCCTAGCAAGCGAATGATGGACGCAGCGGCAGCAGAACAACGGGCTGCTCGGGCTGGAGAGCCAGCCGCCGCATCGGGATCGGGCAGCCAGGAAGGTTGGGGAGACTACCTGACGAGGCAATTGAACGAAAGGACTGAGAAGTTGAACATGATGGGTGACAATATGGAGAACCTGCAGAACAACAGCGCTGGATGGGCTGATGATGTAAACAAGTTCCTCAATAAACAAAAGAGGAATGTCGTGATGGGTGGCCTTAAGAGCAAGTTCTTTTAA
- a CDS encoding hypothetical protein (EggNog:ENOG41): protein MADANATKGELQQAQAQAQEVGQPDDRISRIDSVQVGNVDKPQGAGIYAEALAQYPTDDSIDPILEKKVRRKLDRLIIPVLGVCYFFYYVDKTTLSYAAIFGLKDDLKLRGDEYSWLSSSFYFGWLIWAIPSNLLMQRSPPGYYLAFNIFMWGALLMTQAAAKNFAGLLALRILSGAFEAIADPAFMLITSMYFTRDEQPSRISAWYAFNGIGVAGGGLIGYAIGNIKGALQSWRYEFLVVGAFCSAWAIALVLLLPNSPRTIRGFSHDERLIMIARMRRNQTGIEQRRINWGHIKEAYLDYKTWLFTLLGFVSNVPNGGISNFSTLVIQGLGFDTLHTALLGIPQGVLVVIWIGLGALANKYMPPNSRTLVSAIFMIPTIAGALGFLLAPADAYVGRLICFYLTGSYQASFVICLSLITSNTGGQSKKMIVSGMIWFGACVGNIASPFFYRSEQAPSYHLGIGSLLVANCIEFALFFVFRYAFKWENKRKEQHREALRAAGHDFTASTTAFMDMTDKENPNFEYVY from the exons ATGGCCGATGCCAACGCCACAAAAGGTGAGCTCcaacaggctcaggctcaggcccAAGAGGTTGGACAACCAGACGATAGAATCAGCAGGATTGACAGCGTCCAAGTTGGCAATGTCGACAAACCACAAGGGGCCGGGATATACGCCGAGGCTCTTGCACAATATCCTACCGATGATTCAATCGACCCGATTTTAGAGAAGAAAGTCAGAAGGAAACTAGACCGACTTATAATACCCGTACTGGGTGTTTGCTACTTTTTCTACTATGTTGACAAAACAACACT TTCCTATGCTGCCATCTTTGGTCTCAAGGATGATCTCAAACTTAGAGGTGACGAGTACTCTTGGCTCTCGAGTAGCTTCTATTTTGGTTGGCTGATTTGGGCTATTCCCTCGAACCTCCTAATGCAACGCAGCCCTCCTGGTTACTACCTGGCCTTCAACATTTTCATGTGGGGTGCTCTACTCATGACACAGGCCGCTGCCAAGAATTTTGCTGGTCTTCTTGCTCTGAGAATCCTTTCCGGTGCGTTTGAAGCTATCGCAGACCCGGCTTTCATGCTCATTACCTCCATGTACTTCACGCGTGACGAGCAACCAAGTCGTATATCCGCTTGGTATGCTTTTAACGGTATAGGTGTTGCTGGCGGAGGTTTGATTG GCTATGCCATTGGTAATATCAAAGGAGCGCTTCAGTCATGGCGTTATGAGTTCCTTGTGGTGGGCGCTTTTTGTTCTGCTTGGGCCATCGCTCTCGTTCTGCTACTGCCCAATTCTCCTCGCACTATTCGAGGTTTCTCCCACGATGAGAGGCTCATAATGATCGCTCGAATGCGACGCAACCAAACTGGCATCGAACAACGAAGAATCAACTGGGGACACATCAAAGAAGCCTACCTCGACTACAAGACATGGCTATTCACTTTGCTTGGATTCGTTTCTAATGTCCCCAACGGCGGAATTTCGAACTTCTCCACGCTAGTCATCCAAGGTCTTGGGTTTGATACGCTACACACGGCCCTGCTGGGAATCCCTCAGGGCGTCCTCGTGGTCATCTGGATCGGACTTGGTGCTCTGGCCAACAAGTATATGCCCCCTAATAGTCGAACTCTGGTCAGTGCCATCTTCATGATACCGACCATAGCCGGGGCGCTCGGCTTTCTTCTGGCGCCAGCAGATGCTTATGTTGGCCGTCTGATCTGTTT CTACCTCACTGGCTCGTATCAGGCATCCTTTGTCATATGTCTGTCTCTCATCACTTCAAATACTGGAGGCCAGTCCAAAAAGATGATTGTTTCTGGTATGATTTGGTTTGGTGCCTGTGTTGGTAACATTGCCAGCCCCTTTTTCTATCGCTCTGAACAGGCACCATCCTATCACCTTGGTATCGGATCACTTCTTGTCGCCAATTGCATCGAGTTCGCACTGTTTTTCGTCTTTAGATATGCCTTCAAATGGGAGAACAAACGGAAAGAGCAGCATCGTGAAGCTTTACGAGCAGCGGGCCATGATTTTACTGCCAGCACTACTGCGTTCATGGATATGACGGACAAGGAAAACCCGAATTTTGAATACGTGTACTAG